One stretch of Paraburkholderia fungorum DNA includes these proteins:
- the lptG gene encoding LPS export ABC transporter permease LptG, producing the protein MRIYERYFARQIYLTFIFILFAFSGLFFFFDLINELNSVGHGNYKFQYAVLRVALQTPSRFYEIIPVAALISAIYVFAQMAANSEYTIFRVSGLATNQALRSLMKIGIPLVFLTYLIGEVVGPYTDQLSERVRLEALGSSVSSNFQSGVWVKDTLTARADGEQVTRFVNVGELKPDATISNVRIYEFDSKFRLSNVRIAKSGKYQPPGHWQLTDVTDTQLIDVPPPPGTPADALNPVYRAQQVTLPEYSLRSELTPQILSVLLVSPDRMSMFNLFRYIQHLTENHQDTQRYEIALWRKVLYPFAVFVMLVLSLPFAYLHTRAGVVGVKVFGGIMLGMSFQLFNTLFSHIGTLNTWPAPLTAATPGLVYLVLGLVGLKWVDRH; encoded by the coding sequence ATGCGCATCTATGAAAGGTATTTCGCGCGTCAGATCTACCTCACCTTCATCTTCATCCTGTTTGCGTTTTCGGGTCTGTTCTTCTTCTTCGACCTGATCAACGAACTGAATTCGGTCGGCCACGGCAACTACAAGTTCCAGTACGCGGTGCTGCGGGTCGCGTTGCAAACGCCGTCGCGCTTCTACGAAATCATTCCGGTCGCCGCGCTGATCAGCGCGATCTACGTGTTCGCGCAGATGGCGGCGAATTCCGAGTACACGATTTTCCGCGTCTCCGGTCTCGCGACGAATCAGGCGCTGCGCTCGCTAATGAAAATCGGCATTCCGCTGGTATTTCTGACGTATCTGATCGGCGAAGTGGTCGGTCCGTACACGGATCAACTGTCGGAACGCGTGCGGCTCGAAGCGTTGGGCTCGTCGGTGTCAAGCAACTTCCAGTCGGGCGTGTGGGTGAAAGACACGCTCACCGCGCGCGCGGATGGCGAGCAGGTCACGCGCTTCGTGAACGTCGGCGAACTGAAGCCGGACGCGACGATCAGTAACGTGCGGATTTACGAATTCGATTCGAAGTTCCGTCTGTCGAATGTGCGGATTGCGAAGAGCGGCAAGTACCAGCCGCCGGGTCACTGGCAATTGACCGACGTGACCGACACGCAACTGATCGACGTGCCCCCTCCTCCGGGCACGCCTGCCGATGCGCTGAATCCGGTGTATCGCGCGCAACAGGTGACGTTACCCGAATATTCGCTGCGCTCGGAACTGACGCCGCAGATTCTGTCGGTGCTGCTGGTGTCGCCGGACCGGATGTCGATGTTTAACCTGTTCCGCTACATCCAGCATTTGACCGAGAATCATCAGGACACGCAGCGCTATGAAATCGCGCTGTGGCGCAAGGTGCTGTATCCGTTTGCGGTGTTCGTGATGCTGGTTCTGTCGCTTCCGTTTGCGTATCTGCATACGCGCGCTGGCGTGGTGGGCGTGAAGGTGTTCGGCGGCATCATGCTCGGCATGAGCTTCCAGCTGTTCAATACGCTGTTCTCGCATATCGGCACGCTGAACACGTGGCCTGCGCCTTTGACCGCGGCGACGCCGGGGCTGGTTTATCTGGTGCTCGGGTTGGTCGGGTTGAAGTGGGTTGATCGCCATTAG
- a CDS encoding sirohydrochlorin chelatase, with amino-acid sequence MATHGLILFGHGARDPRWREPFERLAAKLQALRAADDTAGPVSLAFLELMEPNLPTAVGQLAAQGCDAITVVPVFFGQGGHIRKDLPELIERCRDAQPDVRIDCAVAVGEDEAVLDAVAQYCLRQAG; translated from the coding sequence ATGGCTACGCACGGGCTGATTCTGTTTGGCCATGGCGCGAGGGATCCGCGCTGGCGCGAGCCGTTCGAGCGGCTCGCGGCGAAGCTGCAGGCGCTGCGCGCGGCGGACGATACAGCCGGTCCCGTCTCGCTGGCCTTCCTCGAGTTGATGGAGCCGAACCTGCCCACGGCGGTCGGCCAACTCGCCGCCCAAGGTTGTGATGCGATTACCGTCGTGCCCGTGTTCTTCGGGCAAGGCGGCCATATCAGGAAAGATCTGCCCGAACTGATCGAGCGCTGTCGCGACGCGCAGCCGGACGTGCGGATCGACTGCGCGGTGGCGGTCGGCGAGGACGAAGCGGTTCTCGATGCAGTCGCGCAGTATTGCCTGCGCCAGGCGGGATAA
- the ilvD gene encoding dihydroxy-acid dehydratase, translated as MAYNRRSKNITQGVARSPNRSMYYALGYQKEDFDKPMIGIANGHSTITPCNAGLQRLADAAVVAVKGADANPQIFGTPTISDGMSMGTEGMKYSLVSREVIADCIETCVQGQWMDGVVVIGGCDKNMPGGMIGLARMNVPGIYVYGGTIRPGNWKGVDLTIVSSFEAVGEFTAGRMSQEDFEGVEKNACPSTGSCGGMYTANTMSSSFEALGMSLLYSSTMANPDQEKVDSAAESARVLVEAVKQDLKPRDIITKKSIENAVALIMATGGSTNAVLHYLAIAHAAEVEWSIEDFERMRKKVPVICDLKPSGQYVATDLHKAGGIPQVMKLLLDAGMLHGDCITITGKTLAEELKDVPSRPRADQKVIFPIDKALYKEGHLAILKGNLAEDGAVAKITGLKNPVITGPARVFDDEQSAMDAILSDKIVAGDVVVLRYLGPKGGPGMPEMLAPTSAIIGKGLGESVGLITDGRFSGGTWGMVVGHVAPEAFVGGTIAFVQEGDSITIDAHKLLLQLNIDDAELQRRRAAWQQPKPRYTRGVLAKYSALALPANKGAVTG; from the coding sequence ATGGCATACAACCGTCGTTCGAAAAACATCACGCAGGGCGTCGCGCGCTCGCCGAATCGCTCGATGTACTACGCGCTCGGCTATCAGAAGGAAGATTTCGACAAGCCGATGATCGGCATCGCCAACGGCCACTCGACCATCACGCCGTGCAACGCGGGCTTGCAGCGTCTCGCCGACGCCGCCGTCGTCGCGGTCAAGGGCGCCGACGCGAATCCGCAGATTTTCGGCACGCCGACGATTTCGGACGGCATGTCGATGGGCACCGAAGGCATGAAGTACTCGCTGGTGTCGCGCGAAGTGATCGCCGACTGCATCGAAACCTGCGTGCAAGGCCAGTGGATGGACGGCGTCGTCGTGATCGGCGGCTGCGACAAAAACATGCCCGGCGGCATGATCGGCCTCGCGCGGATGAACGTGCCCGGCATCTACGTGTACGGCGGCACGATCCGGCCCGGCAACTGGAAGGGCGTCGATCTGACCATCGTGTCGTCGTTCGAGGCGGTCGGCGAATTCACGGCGGGCCGGATGTCGCAGGAAGACTTCGAGGGCGTCGAGAAGAACGCGTGCCCGTCGACGGGATCGTGCGGCGGCATGTACACCGCCAACACGATGAGTTCGTCGTTCGAGGCGCTCGGCATGTCGCTGCTGTATTCATCGACGATGGCCAATCCCGACCAGGAAAAGGTCGACTCGGCCGCGGAATCCGCGCGCGTGCTGGTCGAGGCGGTCAAACAGGACCTCAAGCCGCGCGACATCATCACGAAGAAGTCGATCGAAAACGCCGTTGCGCTGATCATGGCGACCGGCGGATCGACCAACGCCGTGCTCCACTATCTGGCGATTGCGCATGCGGCCGAGGTGGAATGGAGCATCGAGGACTTCGAGCGCATGCGCAAGAAGGTGCCGGTGATCTGCGATCTGAAGCCGTCCGGCCAGTACGTCGCCACCGATCTGCACAAGGCGGGCGGCATCCCGCAGGTCATGAAGCTCCTGCTCGACGCGGGCATGCTGCACGGCGACTGCATCACGATCACCGGCAAGACGCTCGCCGAAGAACTGAAGGACGTGCCGTCCAGACCGCGCGCCGATCAGAAGGTGATTTTTCCGATAGACAAAGCGCTGTACAAGGAAGGCCATCTCGCGATCCTCAAGGGCAATCTCGCGGAAGATGGCGCGGTCGCCAAGATCACCGGCCTGAAGAACCCGGTGATCACCGGCCCGGCTCGCGTGTTCGACGACGAGCAAAGCGCGATGGACGCGATTCTGTCCGACAAGATCGTTGCGGGCGACGTGGTCGTGCTGCGCTACCTCGGTCCGAAAGGCGGCCCCGGCATGCCGGAGATGCTCGCGCCGACCTCGGCGATCATCGGCAAGGGTTTGGGTGAAAGCGTCGGCCTCATCACCGATGGCCGTTTTTCGGGCGGCACGTGGGGTATGGTGGTCGGCCACGTCGCGCCGGAAGCATTCGTCGGCGGGACGATTGCGTTCGTGCAGGAAGGCGACTCGATCACGATCGACGCGCACAAGCTCCTGCTGCAACTCAATATCGACGACGCCGAATTGCAACGCCGCCGTGCTGCATGGCAGCAACCGAAACCGCGCTACACACGCGGCGTGCTGGCGAAATATTCGGCGCTGGCATTGCCTGCCAACAAGGGAGCGGTAACGGGTTAG
- a CDS encoding SDR family oxidoreductase codes for MKTIDLLRPTPGLRVLISGAAAGIGAAIAQAFLDVGANVYICDVDPAAIDRAKTAHPQLHVGVADVSDCAQVDRIIDDARAKLGGLDLLINNAGIAGPTGAVENLDPAQWERTIATNLNSQFYFLRKAVPVLKETSANPGIIAMASVAGRLGYAFRTPYAASKWAIVGMVKSLAIELGPNNVRVNAILPGVVEGERMDRVIAARAESLGIGFEQMKGEYLEKISLRRMVTVHDVAAMALFLASPAGQNISGQAISVDGNVEYL; via the coding sequence ATGAAAACCATCGACCTTCTCAGACCCACTCCCGGACTGCGCGTGCTGATCTCGGGCGCCGCAGCGGGCATCGGCGCGGCGATCGCGCAGGCGTTTCTGGACGTCGGCGCGAACGTCTATATCTGCGATGTCGACCCTGCCGCGATCGATCGCGCGAAAACCGCGCATCCGCAATTGCATGTCGGCGTCGCGGACGTATCGGACTGCGCGCAGGTGGACCGCATCATCGATGACGCGCGTGCGAAGCTCGGCGGTCTCGACCTGCTGATCAACAACGCGGGGATTGCCGGGCCGACCGGCGCGGTCGAGAACCTCGACCCGGCTCAGTGGGAACGCACCATCGCGACGAACCTGAACAGCCAGTTCTATTTTCTGCGCAAGGCCGTGCCGGTGCTGAAGGAGACGTCGGCCAACCCGGGCATCATCGCGATGGCGTCGGTCGCGGGACGCCTCGGCTACGCGTTTCGCACGCCGTACGCAGCGAGCAAGTGGGCGATTGTCGGCATGGTCAAATCGCTGGCGATCGAGCTTGGGCCGAACAACGTCCGCGTGAATGCGATCTTGCCGGGCGTTGTCGAAGGTGAACGAATGGATCGCGTGATTGCCGCGCGCGCCGAGTCGCTCGGAATCGGCTTCGAGCAGATGAAGGGCGAATACCTGGAGAAAATTTCGCTGCGGCGGATGGTGACCGTGCACGACGTCGCGGCGATGGCGCTATTCCTGGCGTCGCCGGCGGGGCAGAACATCTCGGGTCAGGCGATTAGCGTCGACGGGAATGTCGAGTATCTTTGA
- a CDS encoding DUF2486 family protein gives MSDPNDNSIPVLHEILVPGQVRSPSGGAVPPALEPDVPREPSFKAEPVLAPRPSHADEPVLATQPVLAEEETLAPEPVIAPQAAHPAVVHNNGAPASSAGVFDRAEPVAPVEAGSIVPPDIAHETVALSQPDLDAEVIAERLRGRFAGFLTGEGRGIIEARCRDALQEHTTLLVSQITREVALTLETELSGWVREAVEEEIARRSGRG, from the coding sequence ATGTCCGATCCCAACGACAATTCGATCCCGGTTTTGCACGAGATTCTCGTGCCGGGCCAGGTGCGTTCGCCGTCGGGCGGGGCGGTGCCGCCGGCGCTTGAGCCGGACGTGCCGAGAGAGCCGAGCTTCAAGGCCGAACCCGTGCTCGCACCTCGGCCGTCGCATGCAGACGAGCCTGTTCTGGCGACGCAGCCCGTGCTTGCCGAAGAAGAAACGCTCGCGCCTGAGCCGGTGATCGCGCCGCAAGCCGCGCATCCTGCTGTGGTGCATAACAATGGCGCGCCTGCGTCGTCGGCCGGTGTTTTCGATCGCGCCGAGCCTGTTGCACCGGTCGAGGCCGGCTCGATCGTGCCGCCCGATATCGCCCACGAAACGGTAGCGCTTTCGCAGCCGGATCTGGACGCTGAAGTCATCGCCGAGCGTCTGCGTGGACGCTTTGCGGGTTTTCTGACGGGCGAGGGACGCGGCATCATCGAAGCGCGTTGCCGTGATGCGTTGCAGGAGCACACTACGTTGCTCGTCAGCCAGATCACGCGTGAAGTCGCGCTGACTCTGGAAACCGAACTGAGCGGCTGGGTGAGGGAAGCGGTCGAAGAAGAAATCGCGCGGCGCTCGGGCCGAGGCTGA
- a CDS encoding LysR family transcriptional regulator, whose product MLPAIPDLRQLRYFVTVAEERHFGRAAVRLSMTQPPLSQAIRALEETLGVELFERTKRSVKLTRVGADLLPEVQRLLADAEGLRPLAQSLARGEAGGLSLAFVSTADYGLLPPLLRDFGVRHPRVRLELTEATSDVQVDELVAGRIDAGLVIAPLPPRHAAQLSWLPIAREPLVIAMSTEASARLGGAHGAFGDPHAGWLDAPVSLLDVADTPLVIFPRRLAPGFYDIIMDCYGVAGVAPRIGQEAIQMQTIVSLVSAGMGVALVPQSLRNLRRTGVVYRPLAESVPVIETGLVWRTDEVSPVLAGFIEIVRAYAATVAPEAAALRV is encoded by the coding sequence ATGCTGCCTGCCATCCCGGATCTGCGCCAGTTGCGCTATTTCGTCACTGTTGCCGAAGAGCGGCACTTCGGGCGTGCCGCCGTGCGTCTTTCGATGACGCAGCCGCCTTTGTCGCAAGCCATCCGGGCGTTGGAGGAGACGTTGGGCGTGGAGCTGTTCGAACGCACCAAGCGTTCGGTCAAGCTCACGCGGGTGGGCGCCGATCTGTTGCCCGAGGTGCAGCGGCTGCTCGCAGACGCCGAAGGGCTGCGGCCGCTCGCGCAGAGCCTTGCACGCGGGGAGGCGGGCGGGTTGTCGCTGGCCTTCGTTTCCACCGCCGATTACGGCTTGCTGCCGCCTTTGCTGCGCGACTTCGGCGTGCGTCATCCGCGAGTGCGGCTTGAACTGACCGAGGCGACCAGCGACGTGCAGGTGGATGAACTGGTGGCGGGGCGCATCGACGCCGGTCTGGTGATCGCGCCGCTGCCGCCGCGTCATGCCGCGCAGCTTTCGTGGCTGCCGATCGCGCGTGAGCCGCTGGTGATCGCGATGTCGACGGAAGCTTCCGCGCGGCTGGGCGGTGCGCACGGCGCCTTCGGAGACCCGCACGCCGGGTGGCTCGATGCGCCGGTCAGCCTGCTCGACGTGGCCGATACGCCGCTCGTGATCTTCCCCAGACGTCTGGCGCCTGGCTTTTATGACATCATTATGGATTGCTACGGCGTGGCGGGCGTCGCACCCAGGATCGGCCAGGAGGCCATCCAGATGCAGACGATCGTCAGCCTGGTGTCCGCCGGAATGGGCGTCGCACTCGTGCCGCAATCGTTGCGTAACCTGCGCCGCACGGGGGTGGTGTACCGGCCGCTCGCGGAGTCGGTGCCGGTGATCGAGACGGGGCTGGTGTGGCGCACGGACGAGGTGAGTCCGGTGCTGGCGGGCTTCATCGAGATCGTGCGGGCTTACGCTGCTACCGTCGCACCGGAGGCCGCCGCGTTGCGTGTCTAG
- a CDS encoding DNA polymerase III subunit chi: MTRIDFHSNVGDSLLYACRLIRKAYLAGQPTIVLAEPERLRVFDEQLWTFSPLDFVPHCMAGTPLAAQTPIVLTTNLDDVPHHQVLLNLGATVPAQFARFERLLEVVGNAHDELVAGRERYRFYRDRGYALNNYKQGS; this comes from the coding sequence ATGACGAGAATCGATTTCCACTCGAACGTCGGCGACTCGCTGCTGTATGCGTGCCGTCTGATCCGCAAGGCGTATCTGGCCGGCCAGCCGACCATCGTGCTGGCCGAACCCGAGCGCCTGCGGGTATTCGACGAACAGTTGTGGACCTTCTCTCCGCTCGACTTCGTCCCGCATTGCATGGCGGGCACGCCGCTCGCCGCGCAAACTCCCATCGTACTGACCACGAATCTCGACGACGTGCCGCATCATCAGGTGCTGCTCAATCTCGGCGCAACGGTGCCGGCGCAGTTCGCGCGCTTCGAAAGATTGCTGGAAGTGGTCGGTAACGCACACGACGAACTCGTTGCAGGCCGCGAGCGGTATCGCTTCTATCGCGATCGCGGCTATGCTTTGAACAACTACAAGCAGGGCAGCTAG
- the lptF gene encoding LPS export ABC transporter permease LptF, with protein sequence MIFERSLQRELAYTAGAVFMVLLTLVLTTMMIRIVGFAASGEIDPRDVLVLIGLTVIGYLAIMLVATLFVSILFVLTRWYKDSEMVVWLSSGVSLTQFIKPIGIFATPIIILICFFVFVGWPWSNQQSKLIRARFQQRDEVSLLAPGQFRESATSHRVFFIEKMSPDQGHVENVFVTSTENGKVNVVVSKNGHTETHKNGDRFVVLENGRRYDGEPGHPDFRIMEFERYGVKIQSQPVVNTPTTTGTPTLALLRNPTNDNLAEFAWRAGLPLIAINLMLLAIPLAHQNPRRSRTINLVMAVLIYLTYSNLLNVVQSWIEQGKMSFGVGLVILHVIVAAIVAFIFWLRVRNRPLFTRAMFSRSGA encoded by the coding sequence ATGATCTTCGAACGCTCCCTCCAGCGCGAACTCGCGTATACGGCTGGTGCCGTGTTCATGGTTCTCCTCACGCTCGTGCTGACGACGATGATGATTCGCATCGTCGGCTTCGCGGCCTCGGGTGAGATCGACCCGCGCGACGTGCTGGTCCTCATCGGCCTGACCGTGATCGGCTACCTGGCGATCATGCTTGTCGCGACCCTGTTCGTGTCGATCCTGTTCGTCCTCACCCGCTGGTACAAAGACTCCGAGATGGTCGTCTGGCTGTCGTCGGGCGTCAGCCTTACGCAGTTCATCAAGCCGATCGGTATTTTTGCCACGCCGATCATCATCCTCATCTGCTTTTTCGTGTTCGTCGGCTGGCCGTGGTCGAACCAGCAGAGCAAGCTGATCCGCGCGCGCTTCCAGCAGCGCGACGAGGTTTCGCTGCTCGCGCCGGGCCAGTTCCGCGAGTCGGCTACCAGCCACCGGGTGTTCTTCATCGAGAAGATGTCGCCCGACCAGGGGCACGTCGAGAACGTGTTCGTGACCAGCACCGAGAACGGCAAGGTCAACGTGGTGGTGTCGAAGAACGGCCATACCGAAACGCATAAGAACGGCGACCGATTCGTCGTGCTTGAAAACGGCCGGCGTTACGACGGCGAACCTGGGCATCCCGACTTCCGGATCATGGAATTCGAGCGCTATGGCGTGAAGATCCAGAGCCAGCCGGTGGTCAATACGCCGACCACAACCGGTACACCCACGCTCGCGCTGCTGCGCAATCCGACCAATGACAACCTCGCCGAATTCGCGTGGCGCGCGGGTCTGCCGCTGATCGCGATCAACCTGATGCTGCTGGCCATTCCGCTAGCGCACCAGAACCCTCGGCGCAGCCGCACCATCAATCTGGTGATGGCCGTGCTGATCTATCTGACGTATTCGAATTTGCTGAACGTGGTGCAGTCGTGGATCGAGCAGGGCAAGATGTCGTTCGGCGTGGGGCTCGTGATCCTGCACGTCATCGTCGCGGCGATCGTCGCGTTCATTTTCTGGCTGCGCGTGCGCAACCGGCCGCTCTTCACGCGCGCCATGTTTAGCCGTTCGGGAGCCTGA
- the lgt gene encoding prolipoprotein diacylglyceryl transferase — MLIHPNFDPIAIHLGPLAVRWYGLMYLVAFIAAIVVGRLRLRLPYVAAQGWTAKDIDDMLFYGVLGTILGGRLGYVLFYKASFYFAHPLDIFKVWQGGMSFHGGFLGVTIAMVLFAYQRKRSWLQVTDFVAPMVPTGLAAGRLGNFINGELWGRVTDPSAPWAMLFPGAAPDDAAWLSAHPQLAAQWHLNEVFAQYHMLPRHPSELYEIALEGIALFFVLIFFSRKPKPMGSISAVFLIGYGLARFTVEFAREPDDFLGLLAMGLSMGQWLSLPMILVGIGLLVWSYKRARRQPAQAVSAS; from the coding sequence ATGCTCATTCATCCGAATTTCGACCCCATTGCCATTCATCTGGGGCCGCTCGCAGTGCGCTGGTATGGACTGATGTACCTCGTCGCGTTCATCGCGGCGATCGTCGTCGGACGGCTGCGTCTGCGTTTGCCGTATGTCGCCGCGCAAGGCTGGACCGCGAAAGATATCGACGACATGCTGTTTTACGGCGTGCTCGGCACCATCCTCGGCGGCCGTCTCGGCTATGTGCTGTTCTATAAGGCGAGCTTTTATTTCGCGCATCCGCTCGACATCTTCAAGGTATGGCAGGGCGGCATGTCGTTTCACGGCGGCTTCCTCGGCGTGACCATCGCGATGGTGCTGTTCGCGTATCAACGCAAGCGCTCGTGGCTGCAGGTCACCGACTTTGTTGCGCCGATGGTGCCCACCGGGCTCGCCGCAGGACGTCTCGGCAACTTCATCAACGGTGAGTTGTGGGGACGCGTGACCGATCCGTCCGCGCCTTGGGCGATGCTGTTTCCAGGCGCCGCACCGGACGACGCCGCGTGGCTTTCCGCGCATCCGCAACTGGCCGCGCAATGGCATCTGAACGAAGTGTTCGCGCAATATCACATGCTGCCGCGGCATCCGTCGGAACTGTATGAGATCGCGCTCGAAGGCATTGCGCTGTTCTTCGTGCTGATTTTCTTTTCGCGCAAACCGAAGCCGATGGGCTCGATTTCCGCGGTGTTCCTGATTGGCTACGGCCTCGCTCGCTTCACGGTTGAGTTTGCGCGTGAACCGGACGACTTCCTCGGGCTGCTCGCCATGGGTCTTTCCATGGGTCAATGGCTGTCTCTGCCGATGATTCTCGTGGGCATCGGCCTGCTCGTGTGGTCGTATAAGCGTGCGCGGCGGCAACCGGCACAGGCCGTGAGCGCAAGCTGA
- a CDS encoding c-type cytochrome: protein MKSTSYAAFAASALLGAALSVNSSPVHAEAAGLALAQQQNCMSCHSVTRSFMGPALHDVAMKYAGRDDAPVYLKHKILDGSAGVWGPVPMPANTQLTPDQAAALASWVLTLK, encoded by the coding sequence ATGAAAAGCACGTCGTATGCAGCGTTCGCAGCATCGGCTTTATTGGGCGCGGCGTTGAGCGTCAACAGTTCACCTGTGCACGCCGAAGCCGCGGGCCTCGCGCTGGCCCAGCAACAGAACTGCATGAGCTGCCACTCCGTCACACGCTCTTTCATGGGACCGGCGCTGCACGATGTCGCGATGAAATATGCCGGACGCGACGACGCGCCGGTTTATCTGAAGCACAAGATTCTGGATGGCAGCGCGGGCGTGTGGGGACCGGTGCCGATGCCCGCGAATACGCAACTCACGCCCGATCAGGCGGCCGCGCTGGCAAGCTGGGTGTTGACGCTCAAATGA
- a CDS encoding leucyl aminopeptidase, which produces MDFSIKACDWTKGSSNGFLTGKSDCIVIGVFESQTLSGAALEIDEATRGLLTRIIKAGDMDGKAGTTLFLHEVSGIGASRVLLVGLGKQDAFSQKAYGDAVRSAWRALLPTKVVQVTFTLAQLPVLERTADWGVRAAILALRELTYKFTQMKSKPDTTARALKRIVFSVNTGDEKAAKLAAKQGAALANGMDLTRDLGNLPSNVCTPTYLANTAKKLAKDWKLKVEVLGEKQCEALKMGSFLSVTAGSVEPAQFIVLQYQGGAAKAAPVVLVGKGVTFDTGGISLKPGEGMDEMKYDMCGAGSVLGTLRAVAEMGLKINVVGIIPAVENMPSATATKPGDIVTSMKGLTIEVLNTDAEGRLILCDALTYAERFKPAAVIDIATLTGACIIALGHHNSGLFSKDDALAGELLDASREALDPAWRLPLDDEYQDQLKSNFADIANIGGRPAGSVTAACFLSRFTEAYPWAHLDIAGTAWKSGAAKGATGRPVPLLAQFLIDRAADGRAA; this is translated from the coding sequence ATGGACTTTAGCATAAAAGCCTGTGATTGGACCAAAGGCTCGTCAAACGGTTTCCTGACCGGGAAATCGGATTGCATCGTCATTGGTGTGTTCGAGTCGCAAACGCTCTCGGGCGCAGCGCTTGAGATCGACGAGGCCACCCGTGGCCTGTTGACGCGCATCATCAAGGCCGGCGATATGGATGGCAAAGCCGGCACCACGCTGTTCCTGCACGAGGTCTCGGGCATCGGCGCATCGCGCGTGCTGCTGGTCGGCCTCGGCAAACAGGACGCTTTCAGTCAGAAAGCCTACGGCGACGCCGTGCGGTCCGCCTGGCGCGCGCTGCTGCCCACCAAGGTCGTGCAGGTCACGTTCACGCTGGCGCAATTGCCGGTGCTGGAACGCACGGCCGACTGGGGCGTGCGCGCCGCCATCCTCGCGCTGCGCGAGCTGACCTACAAGTTCACGCAGATGAAGTCCAAGCCGGACACCACGGCGCGCGCGTTGAAGCGCATCGTCTTCAGCGTCAACACGGGCGACGAGAAAGCCGCCAAGCTGGCCGCGAAGCAGGGTGCCGCGCTCGCCAACGGCATGGACCTGACGCGCGACCTCGGCAATCTGCCGAGCAATGTCTGCACGCCGACCTACCTCGCGAACACCGCGAAGAAACTCGCTAAAGACTGGAAGCTGAAAGTCGAAGTGCTCGGCGAGAAGCAATGCGAAGCGCTGAAAATGGGCTCGTTCCTGTCGGTCACGGCGGGATCGGTCGAGCCGGCGCAGTTCATCGTGCTGCAATACCAGGGCGGCGCCGCGAAGGCCGCGCCGGTGGTGCTGGTCGGCAAGGGCGTCACGTTCGACACCGGCGGCATCTCGCTGAAGCCGGGCGAGGGCATGGACGAGATGAAGTACGACATGTGCGGCGCCGGTTCGGTGCTGGGCACGTTGCGCGCGGTCGCCGAAATGGGGCTGAAGATCAACGTCGTCGGCATCATTCCGGCGGTGGAAAACATGCCGTCCGCCACCGCCACCAAGCCGGGCGACATCGTCACCAGCATGAAGGGCTTGACGATCGAAGTGCTGAACACCGACGCCGAAGGCCGTCTGATCCTGTGCGACGCACTGACGTACGCCGAGCGCTTCAAGCCGGCTGCGGTGATCGACATCGCCACGCTCACGGGCGCGTGCATCATCGCGCTGGGTCACCACAACAGCGGCCTGTTCTCGAAAGACGACGCGCTGGCGGGCGAGTTGCTCGACGCATCGCGTGAAGCTTTGGACCCGGCCTGGCGCCTGCCGCTCGACGACGAGTACCAGGACCAGCTCAAGTCGAATTTCGCCGATATCGCGAACATCGGCGGCCGTCCGGCGGGCAGCGTGACGGCGGCGTGCTTCCTGTCGCGCTTCACCGAAGCGTATCCGTGGGCGCATCTGGACATCGCCGGCACCGCGTGGAAGAGCGGCGCGGCGAAGGGCGCTACCGGCCGTCCGGTGCCGCTGCTCGCGCAGTTCCTGATCGACCGGGCCGCTGACGGTCGCGCTGCATAA